The Agromyces mangrovi genome contains a region encoding:
- a CDS encoding cation:proton antiporter, whose protein sequence is MIAVMVVLVAVMVWSALSRVLDRRGITAALFLAAVGLGVGLLTPLSDIEVDIEIAERVAEIALVLLLFSDATRLDLRALRHQLSWPTRLLLIGLPLTMLAGFGVGLLVFPGMALASVALLAVMLAPTDAALGQKVVTDDSVPPRVRQSLDVESGLNDGLSVPVFLVVLSIANAELESGVASAIAGSMAAQIGWGLLAGVFAGLFGGALIRFADDRDWITPAWKQVLPLAAALLAFAIADQLGGSGFIAAFVGGIVFGRVAGPVRSVVTLLTEEAGELAAAVTWFAFGALALVLALPLITWQVLLYAVLSLTVVRMIPVGIALAGGGIRLPTIAFIGWFGPRGLASLVFVLIAASRGVPEQELVLTTVVVTVALSIVLHGLSSVPLVARYHRWSAAMMAEDPSAAESVAADMPRTRRQLPPR, encoded by the coding sequence ATGATCGCGGTGATGGTCGTGCTGGTCGCCGTGATGGTCTGGAGCGCGCTCTCGCGCGTGCTCGACCGGCGGGGCATCACCGCGGCGCTCTTCCTCGCAGCGGTCGGGCTCGGGGTCGGGCTGCTCACGCCGCTGTCCGACATCGAGGTCGACATCGAGATCGCCGAACGCGTCGCCGAGATCGCGCTCGTGCTGCTGCTGTTCAGCGACGCCACCCGGCTCGACCTGCGGGCGCTGCGCCACCAGCTCTCGTGGCCGACGCGCCTGCTGCTCATCGGCCTGCCGCTCACGATGCTCGCCGGCTTCGGCGTCGGGCTCCTGGTCTTCCCGGGCATGGCGCTCGCCTCGGTCGCGCTGCTCGCCGTCATGCTGGCGCCGACGGACGCCGCGCTCGGGCAGAAGGTCGTGACCGACGACTCGGTGCCGCCGCGCGTGCGCCAGTCGCTCGACGTTGAGAGCGGGCTGAACGACGGGCTCTCGGTTCCCGTATTCCTCGTCGTGCTGTCGATCGCCAACGCCGAGCTCGAGTCGGGCGTCGCGAGCGCGATCGCCGGCAGCATGGCCGCGCAGATCGGCTGGGGCCTGCTCGCGGGCGTGTTCGCCGGACTCTTCGGCGGCGCGCTGATCCGCTTCGCCGACGACCGGGACTGGATCACTCCGGCGTGGAAGCAGGTGCTGCCGCTCGCAGCCGCACTGCTCGCGTTCGCGATCGCCGACCAGCTCGGCGGCAGCGGGTTCATCGCGGCGTTCGTCGGCGGCATCGTGTTCGGTCGCGTCGCCGGGCCGGTGCGGTCGGTCGTGACGCTGCTCACCGAGGAGGCGGGCGAACTGGCCGCCGCGGTCACCTGGTTCGCGTTCGGGGCGCTGGCGCTCGTGCTCGCACTGCCGCTGATCACGTGGCAGGTGCTGCTGTACGCGGTGCTGAGCCTCACCGTGGTGCGCATGATCCCGGTGGGGATCGCGCTCGCCGGCGGGGGCATCCGTCTGCCCACCATCGCCTTCATCGGCTGGTTCGGGCCGCGCGGGCTCGCGTCGCTCGTCTTCGTGCTCATCGCCGCGTCGCGCGGGGTGCCCGAGCAGGAACTCGTGCTCACCACGGTCGTGGTGACGGTGGCGCTCAGCATCGTGCTGCACGGGCTGAGCTCGGTGCCGCTGGTCGCGCGGTACCACCGGTGGTCGGCGGCGATGATGGCGGAGGACCCGAGTGCAGCCGAGTCGGTCGCCGCCGACATGCCCCGGACCCGTCGGCAGCTGCCGCCTCGCTGA